The following are encoded in a window of Cygnus atratus isolate AKBS03 ecotype Queensland, Australia chromosome 20, CAtr_DNAZoo_HiC_assembly, whole genome shotgun sequence genomic DNA:
- the SLC6A4 gene encoding sodium-dependent serotonin transporter isoform X1 translates to MEKKATSNETQLLTSKKDVSGCNEEDDCRENELLIRNPKSALRLVEDGNKVHPSQGDKEEAAPISNGYSGVQSSGPCNGMGEVEDAQCTAPAATTTTTTTTSTTCRAEGQQQLMELEDRETWSKKIDFLLSVIGYAVDLGNVWRFPYICYQNGGGAFLIPYTIMAIFGGIPLFYMELALGQYHRNGCISIWRKICPIFKGIGFAICIIDLYVASYYNTIMAWAFYYLVSSFTTELPWTSCTNAWNTGNCTNYFSKDNVSWTLYSISPAEEFYTRQVLQVHRSNGLDDLGGISWQLTLCLLLIFTIVYFSIWKGVKTSGKVVWVTATFPYIILFILLVRGATLPGAWRGVLYYLKPDWQKLLATEVWVDAAAQIFFSLGPGFGVLLAYASYNKFHNNCYQDALVTSTVNCMTSFVSGFVIFTVLGYMAEMRNEDVSEVAKDTGPSLLFITYAEAIANMPASTFFAIIFFLMLLTLGLDSTFAGLEGVITGVLDEFPHVWSKRRELFVLGLIIICFLGSLATLTFGGAYVVKLFEEYATGPAVLTVVFLEAVAVAWFYGITQFCNDVKEMLGFAPGWYWRVCWVAISPIFLLFVTCSFLSNPPELRLFDYNYPYWTTVVGYCIGTSSIICIPIYMVYRLIVTPGTLKERILKSITPETATEIPIGDIRMNAV, encoded by the exons atggaaaaaaaggcaacGAGCAATGAGACTCAGCTGCTGACTTCCAAGAAAGATGTCTCAGGCTGCAATGAAGAAGACGACTGCAGAGAGAACGAACTTCTGATCAGGAACCCTAAATCTGCCCTGCGGCTAGTGGAGGATGGGAACAAAGTCCATCCCAGCCAGGGAGATAAGGAGGAGGCAGCTCCGATCTCAAATGGCTATTCAGGGGTTCAGAGCTCTGGTCCTTGCAATGGGATGGGAGAGGTGGAAGATGCCCAGTGCACTGCTCCCGCAGCCACGaccaccaccacaaccaccacctccaccacctgcagagctgagggccagcagcagctgatggagCTGGAAGACAGAGAGACCTGGAGCAAAAAAATTGACTTTCTACTCTCTGTCATCGGGTATGCAGTGGATCTGGGAAACGTGTGGAGATTTCCTTACATATGCTATCAAAACGGAGGAG GAGCATTCCTCATTCCGTACACAATCATGGCCATCTTTGGAGGTATTCCTCTCTTCTATATGGAACTAGCGTTAGGACAGTACCACAGGAATGGGTGCATCTCaatctggagaaaaatatgtCCCATTTTCAAAG GAATTGGCTTTGCCATCTGTATAATTGATCTTTACGTGGCCTCCTACTACAACACCATTATGGCGTGGGCCTTTTACTACCTCGTGTCCTCCTTCACGACGGAGCTGCCGTGGACCAGCTGCACAAACGCCTGGAACACAGGCAACTGCACGAACTACTTCAGCAAGGACAATGTCAGCTGGACCCTGTACTCCATCTCTCCTGCAGAAGAATTTTATAC cCGCCAAGTTCTACAGGTGCATAGGTCCAATGGGCTGGATGACCTGGGGGGCATTAGCTGGCAATTGACCCTCTGTTTATTGTTAATCTTCACCATTGTATACTTCAGCATCTGGAAAGGGGTCAAAACATCTGGCAAG GTGGTGTGGGTGACTGCCACATTCCCATACATCATCCTCTTTATCCTGCTAGTGAGAGGTGCAACTCTGCCTGGAGCCTGGAGAGGTGTCCTCTACTACCTGAAACCTGACTGGCAGAAACTCCTGGCCACTGAG GTTTGGGTAGATGCAGcagctcagatttttttctcccttggtCCAGGTTTTGGGGTCTTATTGGCTTATGCCAGCTACAACAAGTTCCATAACAACTGCTACCA AGACGCTCTGGTTACCAGTACCGTGAACTGCATGACTAGTTTTGTGTCTGGATTTGTCATTTTCACTGTGCTGGGATACATGGCTGAGATGAGGAATGAAGATGTATCAGAAGTTGCCAAAGACACTG GACCCAGTCTGCTCTTCATTACCTACGCCGAGGCCATTGCAAACATGCCTGCTTCAACTTTCTTTGCCATCATATTTTTCCTGATGTTACTCACGCTGGGATTAGACAGCACG tttgcagGACTAGAAGGAGTGATTACTGGAGTACTGGATGAATTCCCTCATGTCTGGAGCAAACGCAGGGAATTGTTTGTCCTTGGTCTGATCATCATTTGCTTTTTGGGCTCATTAGCAACCCTGACATTT GGAGGCGCATATGTGGTGAAGCTGTTTGAAGAGTACGCCACCGGCCCAGCTGTCCTGACAGTGGTGTTCCTGGAAGCAGTTGCTGTGGCTTGGTTCTACG GCATCACCCAGTTTTGCAACGATGTGAAGGAAATGCTCGGCTTTGCCCCAGGCTGGTACTGGCGAGTTTGCTGGGTAGCAATTAGCCCCATCTTCCTTTTG tttgtcaCTTGCAGCTTTCTGTCCAACCCTCCTGAGCTACGACTTTTTGATTATAATTACCCCTACTGGACCACAGTGGTGGGTTATTGCATAGGAACCTCTTCTATCATCTGCATTCCGATCTACATGGTTTATCGGCTGATCGTCACTCCAGGAACACTGAAGGAG CGTATTCTGAAAAGCATCACTCCAGAAACAGCTACAGAAATTCCTATTGGAGACATCCGCATGAATGCAGTTTAA
- the SLC6A4 gene encoding sodium-dependent serotonin transporter isoform X3 yields the protein MEKKATSNETQLLTSKKDVSGCNEEDDCRENELLIRNPKSALRLVEDGNKVHPSQGDKEEAAPISNGYSGVQSSGPCNGMGEVEDAQCTAPAATTTTTTTTSTTCRAEGQQQLMELEDRETWSKKIDFLLSVIGYAVDLGNVWRFPYICYQNGGGAFLIPYTIMAIFGGIPLFYMELALGQYHRNGCISIWRKICPIFKGIGFAICIIDLYVASYYNTIMAWAFYYLVSSFTTELPWTSCTNAWNTGNCTNYFSKDNVSWTLYSISPAEEFYTRQVLQVHRSNGLDDLGGISWQLTLCLLLIFTIVYFSIWKGVKTSGKVVWVTATFPYIILFILLVRGATLPGAWRGVLYYLKPDWQKLLATEVWVDAAAQIFFSLGPGFGVLLAYASYNKFHNNCYQDALVTSTVNCMTSFVSGFVIFTVLGYMAEMRNEDVSEVAKDTGPSLLFITYAEAIANMPASTFFAIIFFLMLLTLGLDSTFAGLEGVITGVLDEFPHVWSKRRELFVLGLIIICFLGSLATLTFGGAYVVKLFEEYATGPAVLTVVFLEAVAVAWFYGITQFCNDVKEMLGFAPGWYWRVCWVAISPIFLLP from the exons atggaaaaaaaggcaacGAGCAATGAGACTCAGCTGCTGACTTCCAAGAAAGATGTCTCAGGCTGCAATGAAGAAGACGACTGCAGAGAGAACGAACTTCTGATCAGGAACCCTAAATCTGCCCTGCGGCTAGTGGAGGATGGGAACAAAGTCCATCCCAGCCAGGGAGATAAGGAGGAGGCAGCTCCGATCTCAAATGGCTATTCAGGGGTTCAGAGCTCTGGTCCTTGCAATGGGATGGGAGAGGTGGAAGATGCCCAGTGCACTGCTCCCGCAGCCACGaccaccaccacaaccaccacctccaccacctgcagagctgagggccagcagcagctgatggagCTGGAAGACAGAGAGACCTGGAGCAAAAAAATTGACTTTCTACTCTCTGTCATCGGGTATGCAGTGGATCTGGGAAACGTGTGGAGATTTCCTTACATATGCTATCAAAACGGAGGAG GAGCATTCCTCATTCCGTACACAATCATGGCCATCTTTGGAGGTATTCCTCTCTTCTATATGGAACTAGCGTTAGGACAGTACCACAGGAATGGGTGCATCTCaatctggagaaaaatatgtCCCATTTTCAAAG GAATTGGCTTTGCCATCTGTATAATTGATCTTTACGTGGCCTCCTACTACAACACCATTATGGCGTGGGCCTTTTACTACCTCGTGTCCTCCTTCACGACGGAGCTGCCGTGGACCAGCTGCACAAACGCCTGGAACACAGGCAACTGCACGAACTACTTCAGCAAGGACAATGTCAGCTGGACCCTGTACTCCATCTCTCCTGCAGAAGAATTTTATAC cCGCCAAGTTCTACAGGTGCATAGGTCCAATGGGCTGGATGACCTGGGGGGCATTAGCTGGCAATTGACCCTCTGTTTATTGTTAATCTTCACCATTGTATACTTCAGCATCTGGAAAGGGGTCAAAACATCTGGCAAG GTGGTGTGGGTGACTGCCACATTCCCATACATCATCCTCTTTATCCTGCTAGTGAGAGGTGCAACTCTGCCTGGAGCCTGGAGAGGTGTCCTCTACTACCTGAAACCTGACTGGCAGAAACTCCTGGCCACTGAG GTTTGGGTAGATGCAGcagctcagatttttttctcccttggtCCAGGTTTTGGGGTCTTATTGGCTTATGCCAGCTACAACAAGTTCCATAACAACTGCTACCA AGACGCTCTGGTTACCAGTACCGTGAACTGCATGACTAGTTTTGTGTCTGGATTTGTCATTTTCACTGTGCTGGGATACATGGCTGAGATGAGGAATGAAGATGTATCAGAAGTTGCCAAAGACACTG GACCCAGTCTGCTCTTCATTACCTACGCCGAGGCCATTGCAAACATGCCTGCTTCAACTTTCTTTGCCATCATATTTTTCCTGATGTTACTCACGCTGGGATTAGACAGCACG tttgcagGACTAGAAGGAGTGATTACTGGAGTACTGGATGAATTCCCTCATGTCTGGAGCAAACGCAGGGAATTGTTTGTCCTTGGTCTGATCATCATTTGCTTTTTGGGCTCATTAGCAACCCTGACATTT GGAGGCGCATATGTGGTGAAGCTGTTTGAAGAGTACGCCACCGGCCCAGCTGTCCTGACAGTGGTGTTCCTGGAAGCAGTTGCTGTGGCTTGGTTCTACG GCATCACCCAGTTTTGCAACGATGTGAAGGAAATGCTCGGCTTTGCCCCAGGCTGGTACTGGCGAGTTTGCTGGGTAGCAATTAGCCCCATCTTCCTTTTG CCTTAG
- the SLC6A4 gene encoding sodium-dependent serotonin transporter isoform X2: protein MEKKATSNETQLLTSKKDVSGCNEEDDCRENELLIRNPKSALRLVEDGNKVHPSQGDKEEAAPISNGYSGVQSSGPCNGMGEVEDAQCTAPAATTTTTTTTSTTCRAEGQQQLMELEDRETWSKKIDFLLSVIGYAVDLGNVWRFPYICYQNGGGAFLIPYTIMAIFGGIPLFYMELALGQYHRNGCISIWRKICPIFKGIGFAICIIDLYVASYYNTIMAWAFYYLVSSFTTELPWTSCTNAWNTGNCTNYFSKDNVSWTLYSISPAEEFYTRQVLQVHRSNGLDDLGGISWQLTLCLLLIFTIVYFSIWKGVKTSGKVVWVTATFPYIILFILLVRGATLPGAWRGVLYYLKPDWQKLLATEVWVDAAAQIFFSLGPGFGVLLAYASYNKFHNNCYQDALVTSTVNCMTSFVSGFVIFTVLGYMAEMRNEDVSEVAKDTGPSLLFITYAEAIANMPASTFFAIIFFLMLLTLGLDSTFAGLEGVITGVLDEFPHVWSKRRELFVLGLIIICFLGSLATLTFGGAYVVKLFEEYATGPAVLTVVFLEAVAVAWFYGITQFCNDVKEMLGFAPGWYWRVCWVAISPIFLLDVQSEDDESNSE from the exons atggaaaaaaaggcaacGAGCAATGAGACTCAGCTGCTGACTTCCAAGAAAGATGTCTCAGGCTGCAATGAAGAAGACGACTGCAGAGAGAACGAACTTCTGATCAGGAACCCTAAATCTGCCCTGCGGCTAGTGGAGGATGGGAACAAAGTCCATCCCAGCCAGGGAGATAAGGAGGAGGCAGCTCCGATCTCAAATGGCTATTCAGGGGTTCAGAGCTCTGGTCCTTGCAATGGGATGGGAGAGGTGGAAGATGCCCAGTGCACTGCTCCCGCAGCCACGaccaccaccacaaccaccacctccaccacctgcagagctgagggccagcagcagctgatggagCTGGAAGACAGAGAGACCTGGAGCAAAAAAATTGACTTTCTACTCTCTGTCATCGGGTATGCAGTGGATCTGGGAAACGTGTGGAGATTTCCTTACATATGCTATCAAAACGGAGGAG GAGCATTCCTCATTCCGTACACAATCATGGCCATCTTTGGAGGTATTCCTCTCTTCTATATGGAACTAGCGTTAGGACAGTACCACAGGAATGGGTGCATCTCaatctggagaaaaatatgtCCCATTTTCAAAG GAATTGGCTTTGCCATCTGTATAATTGATCTTTACGTGGCCTCCTACTACAACACCATTATGGCGTGGGCCTTTTACTACCTCGTGTCCTCCTTCACGACGGAGCTGCCGTGGACCAGCTGCACAAACGCCTGGAACACAGGCAACTGCACGAACTACTTCAGCAAGGACAATGTCAGCTGGACCCTGTACTCCATCTCTCCTGCAGAAGAATTTTATAC cCGCCAAGTTCTACAGGTGCATAGGTCCAATGGGCTGGATGACCTGGGGGGCATTAGCTGGCAATTGACCCTCTGTTTATTGTTAATCTTCACCATTGTATACTTCAGCATCTGGAAAGGGGTCAAAACATCTGGCAAG GTGGTGTGGGTGACTGCCACATTCCCATACATCATCCTCTTTATCCTGCTAGTGAGAGGTGCAACTCTGCCTGGAGCCTGGAGAGGTGTCCTCTACTACCTGAAACCTGACTGGCAGAAACTCCTGGCCACTGAG GTTTGGGTAGATGCAGcagctcagatttttttctcccttggtCCAGGTTTTGGGGTCTTATTGGCTTATGCCAGCTACAACAAGTTCCATAACAACTGCTACCA AGACGCTCTGGTTACCAGTACCGTGAACTGCATGACTAGTTTTGTGTCTGGATTTGTCATTTTCACTGTGCTGGGATACATGGCTGAGATGAGGAATGAAGATGTATCAGAAGTTGCCAAAGACACTG GACCCAGTCTGCTCTTCATTACCTACGCCGAGGCCATTGCAAACATGCCTGCTTCAACTTTCTTTGCCATCATATTTTTCCTGATGTTACTCACGCTGGGATTAGACAGCACG tttgcagGACTAGAAGGAGTGATTACTGGAGTACTGGATGAATTCCCTCATGTCTGGAGCAAACGCAGGGAATTGTTTGTCCTTGGTCTGATCATCATTTGCTTTTTGGGCTCATTAGCAACCCTGACATTT GGAGGCGCATATGTGGTGAAGCTGTTTGAAGAGTACGCCACCGGCCCAGCTGTCCTGACAGTGGTGTTCCTGGAAGCAGTTGCTGTGGCTTGGTTCTACG GCATCACCCAGTTTTGCAACGATGTGAAGGAAATGCTCGGCTTTGCCCCAGGCTGGTACTGGCGAGTTTGCTGGGTAGCAATTAGCCCCATCTTCCTTTTG GATGTGCAGAGTGAAGATGACGAATCAAATTCTGAGTAA